A part of Eschrichtius robustus isolate mEscRob2 chromosome 20, mEscRob2.pri, whole genome shotgun sequence genomic DNA contains:
- the LOC137754846 gene encoding C-C motif chemokine 15-like, translating into MKTSIAALSCLILAAQAAVEHLMPNLKNEHSITQGGFHRPTDCCMSYTSRKIRCVFMKDYVETTSACSRPAVIFITKREQHVCANPKDERVQKCVLHLKLKSAIKDLRTLFLEKGYLESAPSPPSLFPRLPPRWALA; encoded by the exons ATGAAGACCTCAATAGCTGCCCTCTCCTGCCTCATCCTTGCTGCCCAGGCTGCAGTTG AACACCTGATGCCGAACCTGAAGAATGAACACTCAATAACTCAAGGAG GCTTTCACCGTCCCACTGACTGCTGCATGTCTTACACCTCACGAAAGATCCGATGTGTATTCATGAAAGATTATGTAGAAACGACCAGTGCGTGTTCCCGGCCTGCCGTCAT CTTCATCACCAAGAGGGAGCAGCATGTCTGTGCTAACCCCAAAGATGAGCGAGTTCAGAAATGCGTGTTGCACCTGAAGCTAAAATCAGCAATCAAGGACCTGAGAACGCTATTTCTTGAGAAGGGATACTTGGAGTCGGCCCCCTCACCTCCATCTCTCTTTCCCCGACTACCTCCTAGGTGGGCCCTGgcctga